A stretch of the Bradyrhizobium arachidis genome encodes the following:
- a CDS encoding response regulator transcription factor, with translation MTPDRSLIVVEDDAGFARTLKRSFERRGYEVVLAASIEEVKTILEEKSFGYAVVDLKLGGASGLACVELLHAHDPETLIVVLTGFASIATAVEAIKLGACHYLAKPSNTDDIEAAFQKAEGNADVALDARPTSIKTLEWERIHQTLIETDFNISEAARRLGMHRRTLARKLEKRPVK, from the coding sequence TTGACGCCTGACCGTTCGCTGATCGTCGTCGAGGACGATGCGGGCTTCGCCCGCACGCTGAAACGCTCCTTCGAGCGCCGCGGCTACGAGGTCGTGCTCGCCGCCTCGATCGAAGAGGTGAAGACGATTTTGGAGGAGAAATCCTTCGGCTATGCCGTCGTCGACCTCAAGCTCGGCGGCGCCTCCGGCCTTGCCTGCGTCGAGCTGCTGCACGCTCACGATCCGGAAACCCTGATCGTGGTGCTCACCGGCTTTGCCAGCATCGCCACCGCCGTCGAAGCGATCAAGCTGGGGGCCTGCCACTATCTCGCAAAGCCGTCCAACACCGACGACATCGAAGCCGCGTTCCAGAAGGCGGAAGGCAACGCCGACGTTGCGCTCGACGCCCGCCCGACCTCGATCAAGACGCTGGAATGGGAACGCATCCACCAGACCCTGATCGAGACGGATTTCAACATCTCGGAAGCGGCAAGACGGCTCGGTATGCACCGGCGCACTCTGGCGAGGAAGCTGGAGAAGCGGCCGGTGAAGTAA